In Thunnus thynnus chromosome 20, fThuThy2.1, whole genome shotgun sequence, a single window of DNA contains:
- the tex2l gene encoding testis-expressed protein 2, whose protein sequence is MAENGKNGGKGSEDKGRGVGRPLQGTHSPARDISPVGATSLGTMRHLPRGIVIQLTGTEGEWDSLDESELIFSLDHDEDYPSISLSKERQLSVEDDRGLQSQAFHVPLSPSSPDSLGNCSAMGPSFLSPGPSSPTHRPLASLVKSLSTELELKEGSTLRPKPLLSLVKSISTEISRSEPEVSQSKSDSRLNLHLWKQLTQSKTRSNGDSRTAPPSPSTLSPSAEGLKGGFFKMELEDTRRKLSEAMHEPLSSMFNKIMREDSTGSPKHQCKTQGAHQVSSRGLGRESSTDTGVSESPMWSTRRTDNDILPVFDWPSVRHPGGSHHSTCPVHHSKHHKDEELEICTDGDMMQVFASETHRQTRRVPAAPLLRTSHLPQPPHPLPRMSLFCVAVLSYGYFILPLSPYFCGLALGLALGFLLGLLLIRMGSSRSRYSAPSCRPAQTLLGEEILIGSIVCTEPDTLKGWMNEMHDYDPETYHPALTHSVFASLEGSCLRLDYPRTNINRRATYDERIHEATFVKSRSFQLAKSKVLLLPSVLARKRLWNPKYPICIQLAGETNPQEEDGGISEDSQEVEPGAEPANPRQSSSKPVNDPPTTLYLFGRTGREKEEWFRHFLFASTATEREKETDKQRPGRCVSRSGDPALAQSVSAQGNVPSSRGSSRVGSSDDDAPSTPPIPSIPAAHVNQTTGSTRGLSLLDYPGYMARLLAAEELTPLPSPGASSTETSPTIKGNCTCDEAEYLGKSQTVWANAVIGRIFWDFLREKYWADAVSHKIQKKLSKIRLPYFMNELTLTELDMGCSMPQITTTSRPEVNHRGLWIGLQLVYTGALQMTLQTKFNLSKLGKEGSQDMDCMTDTASSRPILSVLADSDEESSSAGSSDEEELLLSEPQGPVGEKGSTPATEGTGGGKTGRKILRFVDKIAKSKYFQKATENEFIKKKFEEMSNTPLLLTVEVQELSGTLVVNIPPPPTDRIWYSFCVPPKLDLHVRPKLGEREVTLCHVTEWIEKKLQDEFQKVFVLPNMDDIYLPLMHSGVDSPQASQHRSRSSSAESIERIPPEISEAESD, encoded by the exons atggcagaaaatggaaaaaatgggGGAAAAGGAAGCGAGGATAAAGGAAGAGGAGTTGGCAGACCTCTCCAGGGTACCCACAGCCCAGCTCGTGACATATCCCCAGTAGGTGCCACCTCGCTTGGGACAATGAGGCATCTCCCACGAGGGATAGTGATCCAGCTGACTGGGACAGAGGGAGAGTGGGACAGCCTGGATGAGAGTGAGCTTATCTTCTCCCTTGATCATGATGAGGACTAcccctctatctctctttccAAGGAGAGGCAGCTCTCCGTTGAGGATGACAGAGGGTTGCAGTCCCAAGCTTTTCAcgtccctctttctccctcgtCCCCTGACTCCCTTGGGAACTGCTCCGCCATGGGCCCCAGTTTCCTCTCCCCAGGCCCTTCCTCGCCCACCCACCGGCCCCTGGCTAGCCTGGTCAAGTCCCTGTCCACAGAGCTGGAGCTGAAAGAAGGCTCCACTCTCAGACCTAAGCCCCTTCTCAGCCTCGTGAAGTCCATCTCCACGGAGATCTCCCGTTCAGAGCCTGAGGTGTCGCAGTCAAAATCTGACTCTCGCCTCAACCTCCACCTTTGGAAACAGCTGACACAATCTAAAACCCGCAGCAATGGGGACTCTCGTACTGCACCCCCCTCTCCTAGCACACTCTCCCCTAGTGCAGAGGGTCTGAAAGGGGGCTTCTTCAAAATGGAACTAGAGGACACCAGGAGGAAGCTCTCTGAGGCCATGCATGAGCCACTGAGCAGCATGTTCAATAAGATCATGAGAGAGGACAGCACAGGCAGCCCCAAACACCAGTGTAAGACCCAGGGGGCACACCAGGTCAGCTCCAGAGGTTTGGGGCGAGAAAGTAGCACAGATACGGGGGTTTCAGAGTCTCCCATGTGGAGCACTAGGCGAACAGACAATGATATTTTGCCTGTTTTTGATTGGCCTTCAGTGAGGCACCCTGGGGGAAGCCACCATAGTACCTGCCCTGTGCATCACAGCAAACATCACAAGGATGAGGAGCTGGAAATATGCACAGATGGCGACATGATGCAAGTATTTGCAAGCGAGACTCACAGGCAGACGAGGAGAGTCCCTGCAGCACCCCTACTTAGGACCTCTCATCTTCCTCAACCCCCTCATCCTCTGCCACGCATGAGTTTATTCTGTGTGGCAGTGCTTTCCTATGGATACTTCATCCTACCTCTCAGTCCATATTTCTGTGGCCTGGCTCTAGGATTGGCACTGGGCTTCTTGCTAGGACTCTTGCTCATTAGGATGGGTTCCTCCAGGTCTCGCTATTCAGCTCCTTCATGCAGACCAGCACAGACTCTATTGGGAGAGGAGATTCTGATAGGCAGCATTGTCTGCACTGAGCCTGACACCCTCAAG GGCTGGATGAATGAGATGCATGATTACGACCCAGAAACCTACCATCCAGCGCTGACTCATTCCGTGTTTGCCTCCCTGGAGGGCTCCTGTCTCCGCCTGGACTACCCACGTACAAACATCAACCGCAGGGCCACGTACGACGAGAGAATTCATGAGGCAACATTCGTCAAGTCACGTTCCTTTCAGCTTGCAAAGAGCAAA GTTCTCCTGCTGCCATCTGTGTTGGCTCGGAAGAGACTGTGGAACCCAAAATATCCCATCTGCATCCAACTGGCCGGGGAAACAAACCCccaggaggaggatggaggaatATCGGAGGATAGTCAGGAAGTGGAACCAGGGGCAGAACCAGCAAATCCAAGACAAAGTTCTTCTAAACCTGTCAATGACCCTCCCACCACTCTTTACCTCTTCGGACgcacagggagagagaaggaggagtggtttcgtcacttcctgtttgcatccacagccacagagagagaaaaagagacagacaaacagaggcCTGGCAGATGTGTGTCCAGATCGG GTGACCCAGCACTGGCGCAGAGTGTTAGTGCCCAAGGCAATGTCCCAAGCAGCAGAGGCTCCAGTAGGGTGGGAAGCAGTGATGACGATGCACCCTCCACACCTCCAATCCCCTCAATCCCTGCAGCTCATGTCAATCAGACCACCGGTAGCACCAGGGGCCTTTCACTGCTAGACTACCCCGGCTACATGGCTCGTCTCCTGGCCGCCGAGGAACTGACCCCACTCCCCAGCCCTGGAgccagcagcacagagacaagcCCCACCATCAAAGGAAAT TGTACCTGTGATGAAGCAGAGTACCTTGGGAAGAGCCAGACTGTGTGGGCTAACGCTGTAATCGGTCGAATCTTCTGGGACTTCCTCCGAGAGAAGTACTGGGCCGATGCCGTTTCCCACAAGATCCAGAAGAAGCTCAGCAAAATCAGA CTGCCTTACTTTATGAATGAGCTGACTCTGACGGAGTTGGATATGGGCTGCTCTATGCCGCAAATCACCACTACCTCCAGACCAGAGGTTAACCACAGAG GCCTGTGGATAGGTCTGCAGCTGGTCTACACCGGTGCCCTGCAGATGACCCTACAGACCAAGTTCAACCTGTCTAAACTGGGCAAAGAAGGCAGCCAGGACATGGACTGTATGACTGACACTGCTAGCTCACG GCCTATCCTCAGCGTGTTGGCAGACAGTGATGAGGAGTCCTCCAGTGCTGGTTCATCTGATGAGGAAGAGCTGCTCCTCTCTGAGCCTCAGGGGCCGGTGGGGGAGAAGGGATCCACACCAGCGACTGAAGG CACAGGGGGTGGGAAGACTGGAAGGAAGATTTTGAGATTTGTGGACAAAATCGCTAAATCCAAGTATTTCCAGAAGGCGACGGAGAACGAGTTCATTAAGAAGAAGTTTGAGGAGATGTCAAACACGCCCTTACTGCTCACTGTAGAGGTTCAAGAGCTGTCAGGGACTCTGGTTGTCAACATCCCACCCCCCCCAACAGACAGGATATG GTACAGTTTCTGTGTGCCACCCAAGCTGGATCTACACGTGCGTCCCAAACtaggagagagggaggtgacTTTATGTCATGTGACCGAATGGATCGAAAAGAAACTGCAGGATGAGTtccag aAAGTGTTTGTGCTGCCAAACATGGATGACATCTACCTACCCCTGATGCACTCTGGGGTGGACAGCCCTCAAGCATCCCAGCATCGGTCCCGAAGCTCCTCTGCAGAGTCCATTGAGAGGATCCCACCTGAGATCTCTGAGGCAGAGTCTGACTAG
- the LOC137172278 gene encoding NADPH oxidase organizer 1-like, giving the protein MMTGDQRFAISVRIIGAVHRDSPKLKMFMISVLWSDETEVIVYRSFQDFKKFHRQLKKRFPNMNPLRKNDRVIPKFRGKARRSSLTQKGPKRSVQRMKFLESYCDLLLKCDETVTQSSELTQFFMPKDYDLQPDFTKNSVMILLSDDLPEGSGGGGGDVTRQHAGSVTHPFVTQTYRCVATYETKDTKNRPFKVALDEKLDVLIKDPAGWWLVENEDKRLAWFPAPYLELWEGEEDDDTEFQLGGALYCAVKSYSTKKDDEVSVSIGSVVEVLRKSDNGWWLIRFNGKAGYIPSMYLQPYNNPRAGLYSLQRKLHSSTLNLLTSTEPQASYPHSTTEDNSTPQDSAGQSSGDANVSGRLQKARSLDVLSETRSQTALPAQAEQDTTTSESRARSMSSTSTESSFSSFSSGSESSSSSNGKVQRQKRTGRPAASHQSNVSDSGSSSPDLSLSDRRSSNTSSVSTGSSSVTPRMPPRPKTEEILTRCTTITRKAALATKTQIPPETIHSR; this is encoded by the exons ATGATGACTGGTGACCAGCGCTTTGCAATCAGTGTCCGCATCATTGGAGCCGTCCATCGGGACTCACCAAAACTCAAG ATGTTCATGATATCTGTGTTATGGTCTGATGAGACTGAAGTGATTGTCTACAGGTCCTTCCAGGATTTCAAAAAATTTCAT AGGCAGCTGAAAAAGAGGTTCCCTAACATGAACCCATTGCGGAAAAATGACAGAGTGATCCCTAAATTCAGGG GGAAAGCCAGGAGGAGCAGCCTCACGCAGAAAGGACCCAAGCGATCTGTCCAACGGATGAAGTTCCTGGAGAGCTACTGCGACCTGCTGCTGAAGTGTGACGAAACCGTGACCCAGAGCTCAGAGCTCACACAGTTCTTTATGCCCAAAGACTATGACCTGCAGCCAGATTTCACCAAGAACAG CGTCATGATCCTGCTGTCGGATGATCTGCCTGAAGGttcaggtggaggaggaggggatgtTACCCGCCAGCATGCAGGCAGCGTCACCCACCCGTTCGTCACCCAGACTTACCGCTGCGTGGCCACTTATGAGACAAAGGACACCAAGAATCGCCCATTTAAAGTTGCCCTGGATGAGAAACTAGATGTCCTGATCAAGGATCCTGCAG GCTGGTGGCTGGTAGAGAATGAGGATAAGCGTCTGGCTTGGTTTCCTGCTCCCTACCTGGAGTTATGGGAAGGGGAGGAAGATGATGACACCGAGTTCCAGCTGGGAG GTGCCCTGTACTGTGCCGTGAAGAGTTACTCGACTAAGAAGGATGACGAGGTGTCTGTGTCCATTGGCTCTGTGGTTGAGGTGCTGAGGAAGTCTGACAATGGCTGGTGGCTCATCAG ATTCAATGGCAAGGCAGGTTACATACCCTCCATGTACCTGCAACCATACAACAACCCTCGTGCAGGCCTCTACAGCTTGCAGAGAAAGCTGCATAGCTCCACCTTGAACCTGCTTACCAGCACAGAACCTCAGGCTTCTTATCCACACAGCACCACTGAAGACAACAGCACACCACAAGACTCTGCAGGTCAGTCCAGCGGTGATGCAAATGTGTCTGGGCGTCTCCAAAAAGCCAGATCCCTTGATGTTCTCTCTGAGACCCGGTCTCAGACTGCTCTGCCCGCCCAGGCTGAGCAAGACACCACAACATCAGAAAGTCGCGCTCGCAGCATGAGCAGCACAAGCACAGAGTCCAGCTTCTCCAGCTTCTCCTCAGGCAGTGAATCGTCCTCAAGTTCAAATGGAAAAGTGCAGCGCCAGAAGCGCACTGGCCGACCTGCAGCCTCACACCAGTCTAATGTCAGCGACAGTGGGAGCAGCAGCCCCGATCTGAGCCTCTCTGACCGCCGCAGCTCCAACACTAGTTCTGTCAGCACTGGATCTTCCTCAGTCACTCCCAGGATGCCACCCAGACCCAAGACTGAGGAAATCCTGACCCGCTGCACCACTATTACCCGCAAGGCAGCTCTGGCCACCAAAACCCAGATCCCGCCGGAGACCATCCACAGCCGTTAA